Proteins co-encoded in one Plasmodium berghei ANKA genome assembly, chromosome: 11 genomic window:
- a CDS encoding fam-a protein, with protein sequence MNKRYINIIFTFLSLLGHMNNKAFASEYGPNNVPSTPASNYSDEKSKQVTSLLCTDPEETKKATEIMNEAIMLLQYHATSTEDYSLLHKHDDGSSEYFKKHGNADIHKFNHKLPNPDSYDSIINILFNYECNQKIGISTVKEKIVREYTPNLVMVQQRYKNSDLSFQGYYYALSKKYKISNDTTVIALASANINDHNIADQKIYKNDILESANSFKTDIDSEEDIRKGKLKKMFVNLSGCLIRKKLNYIEITHISSMNMNAIPSPNTRIKKSIAKKLESFINLRYIFSQK encoded by the exons atgaataaaagatatattaatattatttttacctTTTTAAGCTTGCTCGGGCATATGAACAATAAAGCCTTTGCAAGTGAGTATGGCCCAAACAATGTTCC ctCCACACCGGCTAGTAATTATTCGGATGAAAAATCCAAGCAGGTCACTTCCCTACTGTGTACAGATCCCGAAGAAACTAAAAAAGCAACAGAAATTATGAACGAAGCTATAATGCTTTTACAGTACCATGCCACAAGTACAGAAGATTACAGTTTACTTCATAAACACGATGATGGTTCATCtgaatattttaagaaGCATGGAAATGCAGACATTCATAAATTTAATCATAAACTGCCCAATCCAGATAGT TATGATAGtataataaacattttgtttaattatGAATGTAACCAAAAAATTGGGATAAGTACTGTTAAag aaaaaattgtaCGTGAATACACTCCAAATTTAGTAATGGTTCAACAACGCTACAAAAATAGTGATTTATCATTCCAAGGATATTATTATGCTTTAtccaaaaaatacaaa ATATCAAACGATACAACTGTTATTGCTTTGGCTTCagcaaatataaatgatcaTAACATCGCCGatcaaaaaatttataaaaatgatatctTAGAAAGTGCAAATTCATTCAAAACTGACATCGATTCGGAAGAAGATATTAGAAAGgggaaattaaaaaaaatgtttgtTAATTTATCCGGATGTCTCATTAGAAAAAAACTCAATTATATTGAAATTACTCACATCAGCTCT ATGAATATGAATGCTATCCCTAGCCCAAACACCCGTATTAAAAAATCTATAGCAAAAAAATTGGAAAGTTTTATCAACttaagatatatattttctcaGAAATAA